A window of Juglans regia cultivar Chandler chromosome 7, Walnut 2.0, whole genome shotgun sequence contains these coding sequences:
- the LOC108983843 gene encoding U-box domain-containing protein 33-like gives MKVLGTLDEDLMEKVSEDTICVAVGKDEEEGKSILLWAFHNSGGRRICILHVHPPPKLIRHPLGPAKTPAKYVNEMFVTEHEERDRQNMYEILHRYDQICGKMGVQAEIRQTEMENIEEGIVTLITQYGIKWLVMGAAAEKHYSRKMIELKSEKSKYVCERAPVDCFIQFICKGCLIRTRKPRIDHIDQNGESSLTVLRSRSVHSGNNSNEAETGCSNLLRSQSVAQNHIREDRNIVKSVFNAMFRGGTKEPSISPKSRSEAEHNSTTSDHESDLLSLRSPSGSSRSTYSPKGVLDLTLSPLVRKPSTPTLEGFEFISTPFSPGSSSVVDVASSNEARSVAVCAKK, from the exons ATGAAGGTCTTGGGTACTTTAGATGAGGATTTGATGGAAAAGGTGAGTGAGGATACGATATGCGTAGCAGTGGGAAAAGATGAGGAAGAGGGCAAATCTATTCTCTTATGGGCTTTTCATAACTCTGGAGGAAGGAGAATTTGTATTCTTCACGTTCATCCGCCTCCAAAGCTCATCCGCCATCCTt TGGGTCCTGCAAAAACTCCAGCAAAATATGTGAATGAAATGTTTGTAACCGAACACGAGGAAAGAGATAGGCAAAATATGTACGAGATCCTCCATAGATATGACCAAATATGTGGAAAAATGGGG gTACAAGCAGAGATACGACAAACTGAAATGGAAAATATTGAAGAAGGGATTGTGACACTCATCACTCAGTATGGGATCAAGTGGCTTGTTATGGGAGCAGCAGCAGAAAAGCACTATAGCAG AAAAATGATCGAACTCAAGTCTGAAAAGTCAAAATACGTGTGCGAACGAGCACCTGTGGATTGTTTCATACAATTTATTTGTAAGGGCTGCCTCATACGTACCAG AAAACCACGTATAGATCACATAGATCAAAATGGAGAATCGAGCCTCACGGTCTTAAGATCACGATCAGTTCATTCTGGGAACAATAGCAATGAGGCTGAAACTGGATGCTCAAACTTGTTGAGATCACAATCTGTTGCACAAAATCATATAAGGGAGGATAGAAATATTGTAAAGAGTGTCTTCAATGCAATGTTCCGCGGAGGCACCAAAGAGCCTTCAATATCCCCGAAGAGCAGGTCTGAGGCAGAACACAATAGTACTACTTCTGATCATGAATCGGACTTGTTATCATTAAGGAGTCCTTCAGGTTCAAGTCGTTCAACATACTCTCCTAAAGGAGTTCTTGATTTAACTCTAAGTCCATTAGTACGGAAACCAAGTACTCCAACATTGGAGGGGTTCGAGTTCATTAGTACTCCATTCTCACCAGGCAGCTCTTCTGTTGTGGACGTTGCATCTTCTAACGAAGCTCGAAGTGTTGCGGTAtgtgcaaaaaaataa
- the LOC118349046 gene encoding U-box domain-containing protein 33-like — protein sequence MANAEKLTRLQQKVARELGEAMGKAQEELILRREIEEGKAKEREIETMKNQIDQLMEKFQIFQERETSLKNQILELQMERDNAVKEAEELRYKQGECSSWNMPWFSEFSLLEIKEATQNFNESLKIGEGGYGNIYKGYLRQIEVAIKRLNPQSLHSSCGQGPSEFQMEVRVLSQLRHPNLVRLVGSCPEEFALIYEYLSNGSLEDRLRCRDKTPPLSWQTRICIATELCSVLVYLHSSKPHSIVHGDLKPSNILLDANFVSKLSDFGICRVLCHDQCSNNNTTLCRITIPKGTLAYVDPDFVETGVLTMKADVYSFGIILLQLLTNRPAISIANDVKSALGDGNLKALLDPSAGDWPIVVAQTLAELALPCCDRNRKNRPELGSDVWEVLESIMASSVASSSTQMGPKG from the exons ATGGCAAATGCGGAAAAATTGACACGCTTGCAGCAAAAAGTAGCAAGAGAGCTCGGTGAGGCTATGGGCAAG GCCCAAGAAGAGTTGATACTCAGAAGAGAAATTGAGGAAGGgaaagcaaaagagagagaaattgaaacGATGAAAAATCAGATAGACCAACTCATGGAAAAGTTCCAGATTTTCCAAGAACGTGAAACATCATTAAAGAATCAAATTCTAGAGTTGCAGATGGAACGGGATAACGCAGTGAAAGAAGCTGAAGAGTTGAGATATAAACAAGGAGAATGCTCAAGTTGGAATATGCCTTGGTTCTCTGAGTTCTCATTGTTGGAGATTAAGGAAGCAACTCAAAACTTCAATGAATCCCTGAAAATTGGAGAAGGAGGATATGGCAACATATACAAAGGCTATCTACGTCAAATCGAGGTTGCTATAAAGAGGCTAAATCCTCAGAGCTTACATTCAAGTTGCGGGCAAGGCCCCTCAGAGTTTCAAATGGAG GTTCGTGTATTAAGTCAGTTGAGGCATCCGAATCTTGTGAGGCTTGTTGGATCTTGCCCAGAAGAATTTGCACTTATATACGAGTATCTATCTAATGGAAGCCTTGAAGATCGACTCAGATGTAGGGACAAGACTCCTCCATTGTCCTGGCAAACTCGAATCTGTATTGCTACGGAGTTGTGTTCTGTCCTTGTATATCTCCATTCCAGTAAACCTCATAGTATCGTACATGGTGATCTAAAACCCTCCAATATCCTCCTTGATGCCAACTTTGTTTCGAAACTTAGCGACTTTGGAATTTGTCGAGTGTTATGCCATGATCAATGTTCAAACAACAACACAACACTATGTCGTATAACTATCCCAAAGGGCACCCTGGCTTATGTAGATCCTGATTTCGTTGAAACAGGAGTGCTTACTATGAAGGCTGATGTTTACTCGTTTGGAATCATATTGCTACAATTGTTGACTAATCGACCTGCCATCTCCATAGCAAATGACGTGAAGTCTGCCTTAGGTGATGGAAATTTGAAAGCTCTCTTGGATCCTTCAGCTGGAGATTGGCCAATTGTGGTTGCTCAGACCTTGGCTGAATTGGCATTGCCATGTTGTGACAGGAACCGAAAGAACCGACCAGAACTTGGATCAGATGTCTGGGAGGTACTTGAATCAATCATGGCATCATCCGTAGCCTCATCCTCAACCCAGATGGGTCCTAAAGGTTGA